A stretch of Campylobacter gracilis DNA encodes these proteins:
- a CDS encoding NADH-quinone oxidoreductase subunit M, whose protein sequence is MEYFLSLVIFFPAVAAVLGFLIDEASIKTYAVTMSFIEFVLSLVLWILYEPVDGIAFSVLHPFISEYGINYFIGVDGISLFLVILSTLVTFLALLSLSIKERAKNLIICILFLEMTMVGVFVALDAILFYIFWELSLIPMLYIIGAWGSGKRIYAAVKFFIYTFLGSMFLLVGLVAMSYFYHEATGEYSFNILNWQSLSLPLGTQIPLFLAFSIAFAIKTPCFPFHTWLPYAHGQAPTIGSVLLAAVLLKMGTYGFVRFSLPLFPDASVYFSGMMCAVAIVMIVYASFIAFAQKDIKQVIAYSSIAHMGVIMLGIFSMSREGISGAVFLMISHGIVSGGLFMLVGFLYDRRHTKLFGEFGGLARVMPLYAFCFCVVLLGSIGLPLTIGFVGEFLSLVGIFKISFSYALLGGLGIIMGAIYSMNLYKKTFFGALVHEENKKLSDLNRTELCSIIPICVLVVVLGVAPNLMLKSIEPSVTQSLELMFNKASQTATRAYMEKANFKVRSDAK, encoded by the coding sequence ATGGAATACTTTTTAAGTTTGGTTATATTTTTCCCGGCGGTAGCTGCGGTTTTGGGTTTTTTGATCGACGAAGCGAGCATCAAGACCTACGCCGTTACGATGAGTTTTATAGAGTTCGTGCTTTCGCTCGTTTTGTGGATACTCTACGAGCCGGTGGACGGCATCGCATTTAGCGTACTGCACCCTTTCATAAGCGAATACGGCATCAACTACTTTATCGGTGTGGATGGAATTTCGCTGTTTTTAGTGATCCTAAGCACGCTGGTTACCTTTTTGGCGCTACTTAGCCTAAGTATCAAAGAGCGCGCCAAAAATTTAATCATCTGCATTCTGTTTTTAGAGATGACGATGGTGGGCGTTTTCGTGGCGCTGGATGCGATTTTGTTTTACATCTTTTGGGAGCTTTCGCTCATTCCGATGCTCTACATCATCGGCGCGTGGGGCAGCGGCAAAAGAATTTACGCTGCGGTAAAATTTTTCATCTACACCTTCCTAGGCTCGATGTTTCTACTCGTTGGACTCGTAGCGATGAGCTATTTCTATCACGAGGCTACGGGAGAGTATAGCTTTAATATCCTAAACTGGCAGAGCCTATCGTTGCCGCTTGGTACGCAAATTCCTCTATTTTTGGCATTTTCGATCGCCTTTGCGATCAAGACGCCTTGCTTTCCTTTTCATACCTGGCTTCCGTACGCGCACGGGCAGGCTCCTACGATAGGCTCGGTTCTGCTTGCCGCCGTGCTTCTTAAGATGGGCACATACGGTTTCGTGCGATTTTCGCTACCGCTGTTTCCGGATGCGAGCGTCTATTTTAGCGGGATGATGTGCGCCGTAGCGATCGTTATGATCGTCTACGCGAGCTTCATCGCCTTTGCGCAAAAGGACATCAAACAGGTAATCGCGTATAGCTCGATCGCGCATATGGGCGTCATAATGCTTGGAATTTTTTCAATGAGCCGCGAAGGAATTAGCGGAGCGGTATTTTTGATGATCAGCCACGGTATCGTAAGCGGCGGGCTTTTTATGCTCGTGGGCTTTTTGTACGACCGCAGGCACACGAAGCTTTTTGGCGAGTTCGGCGGGCTTGCGCGGGTGATGCCGCTTTATGCGTTTTGTTTTTGCGTCGTGCTACTAGGCTCGATAGGCCTTCCGCTTACGATCGGCTTCGTGGGAGAATTTTTAAGCCTTGTAGGAATTTTTAAAATAAGCTTTAGCTATGCGCTTTTGGGCGGACTCGGCATAATAATGGGCGCGATCTATTCGATGAATCTTTATAAAAAGACCTTCTTCGGCGCTCTCGTGCATGAGGAGAATAAAAAGCTAAGCGATCTAAATAGAACCGAGCTTTGCTCTATCATCCCGATCTGCGTGCTGGTGGTAGTGCTTGGTGTCGCGCCGAATTTAATGCTAAAGAGTATCGAGCCTAGCGTGACGCAAAGCCTTGAGCTGATGTTTAACAAAGCCTCTCAAACCGCGACCCGCGCCTATATGGAAAAAGCAAATTTTAAGGTAAGAAGCGATGCAAAATAA
- a CDS encoding NADH-quinone oxidoreductase subunit N encodes MQNNLLNLASIAPMAILGGFALLMLAVSLFARTLSYKFYAVITILALALGFGLVFGYNSGIRGLFDVMLVDGIATLSMLIMLAGSIFFIFLSLGARSAHEYHTAEFFVLFLFVLVGYEFMVASESLMMILVGLETGSLALYTLIALHNRARSVEAALKYFIMGALGSGFFAFGAAMFFLSTGSMEISNIAQIAKSSNLQTSVLLFAACSFMIVSIGFKLSLIPFHTWTPDVYEGASSAMAGFMSVVPKIAGFVVAIRLFEALGSIGVQWLNIVLYVVAVVTMSLANLMALVQRDVKRMLAFSSVSHAGFVLCAIVIGSTQANAALFTYWILYAVANLGAFAFIWCVRQRRARSLNLKFKTQSVPLNLNANSEEKENFISNTKLSFSQNHELADSADELNLGGNGQNLACGERSFKASEQNSKENEQNFKASEPGAEATLFGTETCEPGAEICAQSSNFAARFEHQFEKFDGLICTHPLFALCAAIFMLSLAGIPPFSVFWGKMYLLSAAVNSGYFALAVIMAVNSALALYYYLRLIVRMFLHEPREDAELDGSLSAVSVQIKFAVVLASVACVLAPFLVKFLTGAVNNFVFLSGY; translated from the coding sequence ATGCAAAATAATCTTTTAAATTTAGCCTCGATCGCGCCTATGGCGATACTCGGAGGATTTGCTCTGCTGATGCTCGCGGTTTCGCTTTTTGCGCGCACGCTATCGTATAAATTTTACGCCGTCATCACGATACTAGCACTAGCTCTGGGCTTCGGGCTCGTTTTTGGATACAACAGCGGCATACGCGGGCTTTTCGACGTGATGCTGGTGGACGGAATCGCGACGCTATCGATGCTTATCATGCTCGCAGGTTCGATATTTTTCATCTTTCTGTCTTTGGGTGCAAGAAGCGCGCACGAGTACCACACTGCGGAGTTTTTCGTGCTGTTTTTATTCGTGCTCGTGGGCTATGAGTTTATGGTCGCGAGCGAAAGCTTAATGATGATCCTCGTTGGGCTTGAGACGGGTTCGCTGGCGCTTTATACGCTAATCGCTCTTCATAATCGCGCCAGATCAGTCGAAGCGGCGCTAAAATACTTCATAATGGGCGCGCTGGGATCCGGGTTTTTCGCATTCGGAGCGGCGATGTTTTTTCTATCGACGGGCTCTATGGAAATTTCAAACATCGCGCAGATCGCTAAGAGTTCAAATTTACAAACCAGCGTCCTGCTTTTCGCCGCCTGCTCATTTATGATCGTCTCGATAGGATTTAAGCTCTCGCTGATCCCGTTTCATACCTGGACGCCTGACGTTTACGAGGGCGCGAGCTCGGCTATGGCGGGCTTTATGTCCGTAGTACCCAAAATCGCGGGCTTTGTCGTAGCGATCAGGCTGTTTGAAGCGCTGGGAAGTATCGGCGTGCAGTGGCTAAACATCGTGCTCTACGTCGTAGCGGTGGTTACGATGAGCCTAGCAAACCTTATGGCGCTCGTGCAGCGCGACGTCAAACGGATGCTTGCTTTTAGCTCCGTTTCGCACGCGGGCTTCGTACTCTGCGCGATCGTGATCGGCTCTACGCAGGCAAATGCGGCGCTTTTCACCTACTGGATCCTATACGCCGTGGCGAATCTCGGGGCGTTTGCCTTCATATGGTGCGTACGGCAAAGGCGCGCGCGCTCGTTAAATTTAAAATTTAAAACCCAAAGCGTCCCTTTAAATTTAAATGCAAACAGCGAGGAGAAGGAGAATTTTATCTCAAACACAAAGCTCTCTTTTTCGCAAAATCACGAGTTAGCAGACTCTGCCGATGAGTTAAATTTAGGCGGGAACGGACAAAATTTAGCTTGCGGCGAGCGGAGCTTTAAGGCAAGCGAGCAAAATTCCAAAGAAAACGAGCAAAATTTTAAAGCGAGCGAGCCCGGCGCGGAAGCAACCCTTTTCGGCACTGAAACTTGCGAGCCAGGCGCCGAAATTTGCGCGCAAAGCTCTAATTTCGCGGCTCGCTTCGAGCATCAGTTTGAGAAATTTGACGGACTGATCTGCACCCATCCGCTCTTTGCGCTATGCGCGGCGATCTTTATGCTCTCGCTTGCGGGTATTCCGCCGTTTAGCGTGTTTTGGGGCAAGATGTATCTGCTGAGCGCGGCGGTCAATTCGGGCTACTTCGCCCTTGCCGTCATCATGGCGGTAAATAGCGCGCTCGCGCTGTATTACTACCTGCGCCTCATCGTGCGTATGTTTTTGCACGAGCCGCGGGAGGACGCGGAGCTTGACGGCTCGCTGAGCGCGGTCTCGGTGCAGATAAAATTTGCCGTCGTGCTAGCTAGCGTAGCATGCGTGCTGGCGCCGTTTTTAGTGAAATTCCTAACCGGTGCGGTAAATAATTTCGTCTTTTTAAGCGGGTATTGA
- the miaA gene encoding tRNA (adenosine(37)-N6)-dimethylallyltransferase MiaA: protein MSQNQNSHASPQIAIIGTTASGKSDLALSIACEIGAVILSLDSLCIYRQIDIASAKPSEEQLREIRHFGVNLIYPNEYFSVGEFIKEYTAARAFAERSGAPLIITGGSGFYLKAMLSGLAPKVPNFKSEISNDEIYALARRIDPEFAAKFSASDSFRLKKWLSIYKFCGEAPSKFLRENTAPPVISDIKIFEIDAPKQWLAQRIEARTKAMFERGLLEEAEFLFARYGAECRALGCIGLKECGQLLRGQISRAQCEQLVSLHTIQLAKRQRTFNRSQFADKISAPPQELKRKILKLLRREI from the coding sequence TTGAGCCAAAATCAAAACTCGCACGCAAGCCCGCAGATCGCGATCATCGGTACCACCGCAAGCGGCAAAAGCGATCTTGCGCTAAGCATAGCGTGCGAAATCGGCGCCGTGATTTTGAGCCTGGATTCGCTCTGCATTTACCGGCAAATCGACATCGCAAGCGCTAAGCCAAGCGAGGAGCAGCTGCGCGAGATCAGGCACTTCGGCGTAAATTTAATCTACCCAAACGAGTACTTCAGCGTCGGCGAGTTTATCAAAGAATACACAGCCGCGCGGGCTTTTGCAGAGCGTAGCGGTGCGCCTTTGATAATCACGGGCGGCAGCGGGTTTTATCTAAAGGCGATGCTAAGCGGGCTAGCGCCGAAGGTTCCCAATTTTAAAAGCGAAATTTCAAACGATGAAATTTACGCCCTAGCGCGGCGGATCGATCCGGAATTTGCCGCGAAATTTAGCGCGTCGGACAGCTTTCGTTTAAAAAAATGGCTAAGCATCTATAAATTTTGCGGCGAGGCGCCGAGTAAATTTTTGCGCGAGAACACCGCTCCGCCCGTCATTTCGGATATTAAAATTTTTGAGATCGACGCGCCTAAGCAGTGGCTTGCGCAGCGCATCGAAGCACGTACGAAGGCGATGTTTGAGCGCGGGCTTTTGGAGGAGGCGGAGTTTTTATTCGCCCGCTACGGCGCGGAGTGCAGGGCGTTAGGCTGCATCGGGCTAAAGGAGTGCGGGCAGCTTTTGCGCGGGCAGATCTCGCGGGCGCAGTGCGAGCAGCTCGTAAGCCTTCATACAATACAGCTTGCAAAGCGCCAACGTACCTTCAACCGCTCGCAGTTTGCGGATAAAATTTCGGCGCCGCCGCAAGAGCTGAAGCGTAAAATTTTAAAGCTCCTCCGCCGCGAGATTTAA
- the mqnP gene encoding menaquinone biosynthesis prenyltransferase MqnP, with protein MAKFKEILSDINELIVFKHSVFALPFIFTAMITASKLQNGSVWFGWKLLFLGILCAVSARSFAMALNRYLDEDIDRANPRCASRPSVDGRIGRGNLLLFIIANAVVFIAISALINPLALKLSMPILAALGGYSYFKRFSETAHLMLGFCLGLAPIAGAIAVSGTIPLWSVLLCFGVVFWVGGFDVLYSLQDMEFDRTAGLYSIPALYGKEASMFISKIFHAVAVLFWLLFCAAANLGFFAYLGVAACATILYFEHRIVRSDFSKIDRAFFTLNGYLGIAFFAFIFVNLF; from the coding sequence ATGGCTAAATTTAAAGAAATTTTATCCGATATCAACGAATTAATAGTTTTTAAACACTCGGTTTTCGCGCTGCCGTTTATCTTTACGGCGATGATTACTGCGAGCAAGCTGCAAAACGGCTCGGTATGGTTCGGCTGGAAGCTACTTTTTTTAGGAATTTTATGCGCGGTAAGCGCAAGAAGCTTCGCAATGGCTCTAAATCGCTACTTGGACGAAGATATCGACCGCGCCAATCCGCGTTGCGCTTCGCGCCCCAGCGTGGACGGACGGATCGGACGCGGGAATTTGCTGCTTTTCATCATCGCAAACGCGGTGGTTTTCATAGCGATTTCGGCGCTTATAAATCCTTTGGCGCTTAAGCTTTCGATGCCGATTTTAGCGGCATTGGGCGGGTATTCATATTTTAAGCGCTTTAGCGAGACCGCGCATTTAATGCTAGGCTTTTGCTTAGGGCTTGCGCCGATTGCGGGAGCGATCGCCGTTAGCGGCACAATTCCGCTATGGTCGGTGCTGCTGTGCTTTGGAGTAGTATTTTGGGTAGGCGGCTTTGACGTGCTGTATTCGCTTCAAGATATGGAATTTGACCGCACGGCAGGGCTTTACAGCATCCCTGCGCTTTACGGCAAGGAAGCTTCGATGTTTATCTCTAAAATTTTTCACGCCGTGGCGGTGCTTTTTTGGCTGCTGTTTTGCGCGGCGGCAAATTTAGGCTTTTTTGCCTATCTTGGCGTGGCTGCGTGCGCGACGATCCTGTACTTTGAGCATAGGATCGTACGTAGTGATTTTAGTAAGATCGATCGCGCGTTTTTTACGCTCAACGGCTACTTGGGCATTGCGTTTTTCGCTTTTATTTTTGTAAATTTATTTTAA
- the moaA gene encoding GTP 3',8-cyclase MoaA, whose product MLIDKFGRTIDYLRISVTQRCNFRCRYCMPATPFNWVPRENILSFEEMFLFVKVAIDGGVKKIRITGGEPLVRKGIEDFIKMIADYAPGIDLALTTNGYYLKNYARALKNAGLKRINMSLDSLRPERAKFIAQRGVLYNVLEGLDAALEAGLKVKLNTVALKGINDDELIYLLEFAREKDCQIRFIEFMENTHAGDLTGLKSNEILDILRRKFIFTALPKSQSSPASLYALGDGYTFGIIDPHKHDFCESCNRIRLSAEGLLIPCLYFEDALSIKKAVKEGDIAAAAEILAKILANKPEKNRWQTDASNEISSRAFYETGG is encoded by the coding sequence ATGCTAATTGATAAATTTGGACGGACGATCGATTATTTACGCATTTCGGTTACGCAGCGGTGTAATTTCAGATGTAGATATTGCATGCCTGCTACGCCGTTTAACTGGGTGCCGCGTGAGAATATTTTAAGCTTTGAGGAGATGTTTTTATTCGTCAAGGTTGCGATCGACGGCGGCGTGAAAAAGATCCGCATAACCGGCGGCGAACCGCTGGTGCGAAAGGGGATCGAAGATTTTATAAAGATGATCGCGGATTACGCCCCAGGTATCGATCTTGCGCTTACTACCAACGGATATTATCTCAAAAACTACGCGCGCGCCTTGAAAAACGCAGGGCTAAAGCGTATCAATATGTCGCTTGACTCTCTGCGTCCGGAGCGGGCTAAATTTATAGCTCAGCGCGGCGTGCTTTATAACGTCTTAGAAGGCCTTGACGCCGCGCTTGAAGCGGGATTAAAAGTCAAGCTAAACACCGTCGCGCTAAAAGGCATCAACGACGACGAGCTTATTTATTTGCTGGAATTTGCCCGCGAGAAGGATTGTCAGATCCGCTTCATAGAATTTATGGAAAACACCCATGCCGGCGATCTTACAGGTTTAAAATCAAACGAAATTTTAGATATTTTAAGGCGTAAATTTATCTTTACCGCTCTGCCGAAATCGCAAAGCTCGCCCGCGTCGCTTTACGCGCTCGGGGACGGCTACACCTTCGGCATAATCGATCCGCACAAGCACGATTTTTGCGAGAGCTGCAACCGTATCAGACTAAGTGCCGAGGGGCTTTTGATCCCTTGTCTTTACTTCGAGGACGCACTAAGTATCAAAAAGGCGGTCAAAGAGGGCGACATCGCCGCAGCCGCCGAAATTTTGGCTAAAATTTTAGCGAATAAGCCCGAAAAAAATCGCTGGCAGACGGACGCTTCGAATGAAATTTCAAGTCGCGCATTTTACGAGACGGGCGGATGA
- a CDS encoding 4Fe-4S cluster-binding domain-containing protein codes for MNKISNLSGSSCFAPACSAPGFCAAESFFESDTLNSAAAQTPPRPNGSAKNSLNLKSENSLNFAAQNSSNLNPQSSASPQSAKLHQKPIIIITGGEPMLHHKEALFYEFICELLARGYEVHFETNGTILVDFEKFPAYKSSVFAVSPKLSNSAEPRERRLNFAALRNLKQNAKDSFYKFVISPEFDAQPEIREILAACESEVYCMPRGADRRELESGAQFCVDFCLKNGYNYSDRLHIRIWGEKDGV; via the coding sequence TTGAATAAAATTTCAAATTTATCAGGTTCGTCCTGTTTCGCACCTGCTTGCTCTGCACCGGGTTTTTGCGCCGCCGAGTCTTTTTTTGAAAGCGATACGTTAAATTCCGCCGCCGCACAAACGCCTCCCCGTCCAAACGGTAGCGCAAAAAATTCTTTAAATTTAAAGAGCGAAAATTCTTTAAATTTCGCGGCGCAAAATTCTTCAAATTTAAATCCGCAAAGCTCCGCATCGCCTCAGAGCGCTAAGCTTCATCAAAAGCCGATCATCATTATCACCGGCGGCGAACCGATGTTACATCACAAGGAGGCGCTATTTTACGAGTTCATCTGCGAGCTGCTAGCACGCGGATACGAAGTGCATTTTGAGACCAACGGCACGATTTTAGTGGATTTTGAAAAATTCCCCGCCTACAAAAGCTCCGTCTTTGCGGTCTCGCCTAAGCTTTCAAACTCCGCCGAGCCGCGCGAACGCAGGTTAAACTTCGCCGCGCTGCGAAATTTAAAACAAAATGCGAAGGATAGTTTTTACAAGTTCGTCATCTCGCCCGAGTTTGACGCGCAGCCCGAGATCAGAGAAATTTTAGCGGCGTGCGAGAGCGAGGTTTATTGCATGCCGCGCGGCGCAGATCGTCGCGAGCTGGAAAGCGGCGCGCAATTTTGCGTGGATTTTTGCCTAAAAAACGGCTATAATTACTCCGATCGCCTGCACATTAGAATTTGGGGCGAGAAGGACGGGGTATGA
- a CDS encoding 6-pyruvoyl trahydropterin synthase family protein, producing the protein MIIRKLYEFENAHIVRLCGSKRCRTSIHGHSYRCEILLSSNFLDEAGMVYDFGYMKLGIRELIDSFDHATTIYARDDASYIADLKKHSARWVQIPLNPSAEQFCRIFFVLIDRLLSLTQMQNGEREVKLHSVIVHETATGYAQCFREDAYNAQMGEIALEEIEFSPAVREEWKQPELWQKLLCGEKIIYPKDC; encoded by the coding sequence ATGATAATCAGGAAATTATACGAATTTGAAAACGCTCACATCGTGCGCCTGTGCGGCTCGAAGCGGTGCCGCACGAGCATCCACGGCCACTCCTACAGATGCGAAATTTTACTTAGTTCAAATTTTTTGGATGAAGCGGGGATGGTGTATGACTTCGGTTACATGAAGCTCGGTATCCGCGAGCTTATCGATAGTTTCGACCACGCTACGACGATCTATGCGCGCGACGATGCGAGCTATATTGCGGATCTGAAAAAACACAGCGCGCGCTGGGTACAGATACCGCTAAATCCGAGCGCGGAGCAGTTTTGTAGAATTTTTTTCGTTCTAATTGACCGACTTTTGAGCCTAACTCAGATGCAAAACGGCGAGCGCGAAGTAAAGCTTCACAGCGTCATCGTGCACGAAACCGCGACCGGCTACGCGCAGTGCTTCCGCGAGGACGCCTACAACGCGCAGATGGGCGAGATCGCGCTGGAAGAGATAGAATTCTCGCCCGCCGTGCGCGAGGAGTGGAAGCAGCCGGAGCTTTGGCAAAAGCTTCTGTGCGGCGAAAAAATCATCTATCCAAAGGATTGCTGA
- a CDS encoding 16S rRNA (uracil(1498)-N(3))-methyltransferase, whose protein sequence is MVYFYDKLAGEQSLVLQNDQFLHLKVRRARAGERIDVRNLEDGASYLYEIVEISRKGAALNLVFKSSVFTPSHDFCVAWAVVESAVIEKSLPALNEMGVGRLVLVYADLSQKNVRLDPQRMERILINSSQQCGRNSIMQIEVLSGSDELAQRYENVSLIDFGGKNIDIFGGDEIAFVGPEGGFSPREREKFKNAYALNSPYILRSNTALIATCAKLMF, encoded by the coding sequence ATGGTATATTTTTACGATAAGCTTGCAGGCGAACAGAGCCTAGTTTTGCAGAATGATCAGTTTTTACACCTAAAGGTCAGGCGAGCAAGGGCGGGCGAGCGCATAGACGTGCGAAATCTTGAGGACGGGGCGAGTTATCTATATGAGATCGTCGAAATTTCGCGCAAAGGCGCGGCTCTGAATTTAGTTTTTAAAAGCTCGGTTTTTACGCCGAGCCACGATTTTTGCGTCGCTTGGGCGGTCGTCGAGAGCGCCGTGATCGAAAAGAGCCTGCCTGCGCTAAACGAGATGGGCGTCGGGCGGCTTGTTTTGGTCTATGCCGATCTGTCGCAGAAAAACGTGCGGCTCGATCCGCAGAGGATGGAGCGGATTTTGATCAACTCGTCTCAACAATGCGGGCGAAATTCCATCATGCAGATCGAGGTCTTAAGCGGCTCGGACGAGCTAGCGCAAAGATATGAAAACGTAAGCCTGATCGATTTTGGCGGCAAGAACATCGACATTTTCGGCGGTGACGAGATTGCGTTCGTAGGCCCCGAGGGCGGGTTTTCGCCGCGCGAAAGGGAGAAATTTAAAAACGCCTATGCGCTTAATAGCCCTTATATTTTGCGCTCAAACACCGCGCTGATCGCAACTTGCGCGAAGTTGATGTTTTAA
- the rpmE gene encoding 50S ribosomal protein L31 — MKKDIHPNFVETTVTCACGNTFKTRSNKAEIRVDICSNCHPFFTGSEKIVDSAGRVEKFKQKYGMK; from the coding sequence ATGAAAAAAGATATCCATCCAAACTTTGTCGAAACGACCGTTACCTGCGCTTGCGGAAACACTTTTAAAACGCGCTCGAACAAGGCCGAGATCCGCGTCGATATCTGCTCCAATTGCCATCCGTTTTTCACCGGCAGCGAGAAGATCGTAGATAGCGCGGGCCGCGTCGAGAAATTTAAGCAAAAATACGGAATGAAATAG
- the rsmI gene encoding 16S rRNA (cytidine(1402)-2'-O)-methyltransferase has product MLYLIPTPIGNLSDISSRALEVLQSCEILICEDTRVSKKLLNLLSDKFQISFKISQFYSLHTHNEAEFFASFNPALLREKACAYVSDAGMPCISDPGIALVKFAQRSGVPYEVLSGANALLLAAAASGLVEKEFSFLGFLNNDGAQRKAQILNLMQSPYPCVLYESPKRVVKLIEQIAGIDAKRKIFAIKEATKKFETKFFGSAAEVLLELKSANLNGEWCVVIDGAGEKSFEKITQEDILSLEIAPKIKAKLLSKINGEPAKEIYKNLIR; this is encoded by the coding sequence TTGCTATATCTCATTCCTACGCCGATAGGAAATTTAAGCGATATCTCGAGCCGCGCGCTTGAGGTATTGCAAAGCTGCGAAATCCTAATCTGCGAGGATACGAGGGTTTCAAAAAAACTTCTAAACTTATTATCCGATAAATTTCAAATTTCATTTAAAATTTCACAGTTTTACTCTCTGCACACGCACAATGAAGCGGAGTTTTTCGCGAGCTTTAATCCGGCGCTTCTGCGCGAAAAAGCTTGCGCATACGTAAGCGACGCCGGCATGCCTTGCATCAGCGATCCTGGAATTGCGCTCGTAAAATTTGCGCAGCGAAGCGGCGTGCCTTACGAGGTGCTTAGCGGCGCAAACGCTCTGCTGCTCGCAGCCGCCGCAAGCGGGCTGGTGGAGAAAGAATTTAGCTTTTTAGGCTTTTTGAATAATGATGGCGCGCAGCGAAAAGCTCAGATCCTAAATTTAATGCAAAGCCCCTATCCGTGCGTGCTTTACGAATCTCCCAAGCGCGTGGTAAAGCTAATAGAGCAGATCGCGGGGATCGACGCGAAACGCAAAATTTTTGCGATCAAAGAAGCTACAAAAAAATTTGAAACAAAATTTTTTGGTAGTGCCGCAGAGGTCTTGCTAGAGCTAAAAAGCGCAAATTTAAACGGCGAATGGTGCGTCGTGATTGACGGCGCAGGCGAGAAAAGCTTTGAAAAAATCACGCAGGAAGATATTCTCTCGCTTGAGATCGCGCCGAAAATAAAAGCGAAACTGCTCTCAAAAATAAACGGCGAACCCGCCAAAGAAATATATAAAAATTTGATACGCTAA
- the rlmB gene encoding 23S rRNA (guanosine(2251)-2'-O)-methyltransferase RlmB produces MIIYGKQLFLHLLNRHPQKFIRIILAKECEKEIFKKIAATGVKIERADAKKAQALARGGNHQGFLAEVEEFSFGDLASVKDDKFVPILYGLTDVGNIGAIMRSAYALGADSVIVVANNLNMAGVVRASSGAAYELNVVKAADGLSVLNELKQSGFEIYAASAGGTSFKELELGAKNALVMGNEEEGIPARALKKCDCAVSIKMREGWDSLNVSAAFAILCDGILNGRNKREAK; encoded by the coding sequence ATGATTATTTACGGCAAGCAGCTGTTTTTGCACCTTTTAAATCGGCATCCGCAGAAATTTATCCGCATCATCCTTGCAAAGGAGTGCGAGAAAGAAATTTTTAAAAAGATCGCCGCGACCGGCGTAAAAATCGAGCGCGCCGATGCGAAAAAAGCTCAAGCCCTCGCTCGCGGCGGCAACCATCAAGGCTTTTTAGCCGAGGTGGAGGAGTTTAGCTTCGGCGATCTAGCCAGCGTCAAAGACGATAAATTCGTGCCGATCCTTTATGGGCTTACCGATGTCGGAAACATCGGCGCGATAATGCGCAGCGCCTATGCTTTGGGCGCGGACAGCGTGATCGTCGTCGCAAATAATCTAAATATGGCAGGCGTAGTGCGCGCAAGTTCGGGCGCGGCGTATGAGCTAAACGTCGTTAAGGCCGCAGACGGGCTTAGCGTGCTAAACGAGCTTAAACAAAGCGGCTTTGAAATTTACGCCGCGAGTGCTGGCGGGACGAGCTTTAAGGAGTTAGAGCTCGGCGCGAAAAATGCACTCGTAATGGGAAACGAAGAAGAGGGGATACCCGCTAGGGCACTTAAAAAATGCGACTGCGCGGTATCGATAAAGATGCGCGAAGGCTGGGATTCGCTTAACGTAAGCGCGGCATTTGCGATATTATGCGATGGAATTTTAAATGGAAGAAATAAAAGAGAAGCTAAATAA